From Ramlibacter tataouinensis, the proteins below share one genomic window:
- a CDS encoding globin family protein: MTPQQVTLVQSSFAKVVPIAPEAADLFYARLFELAPQVRPLFKGDMKEQGRKLMAMLATVVNGLTRLEALVPAAQQLARRHVGYGALPAHYPVVGAALLDTLENGLGRDFTPEVREAWSTAFSLLSGVMIEAQQQQQQQQ, from the coding sequence ATGACCCCCCAGCAAGTCACCCTGGTGCAATCCAGCTTCGCCAAGGTCGTCCCCATCGCGCCGGAAGCAGCCGACCTTTTCTATGCCCGCCTGTTCGAGCTGGCGCCGCAGGTGCGGCCGCTCTTCAAGGGCGATATGAAGGAGCAGGGCCGCAAGCTCATGGCCATGCTGGCGACCGTCGTCAACGGGCTCACGCGGCTCGAGGCGCTGGTGCCGGCGGCGCAGCAGCTCGCCCGCCGCCATGTCGGCTATGGCGCGCTGCCCGCGCACTACCCGGTGGTGGGCGCCGCCCTGCTCGACACCCTGGAAAACGGCCTGGGCAGGGACTTCACGCCCGAGGTGCGCGAGGCCTGGTCGACCGCCTTCTCGCTGCTCTCGGGCGTGATGATCGAAGCGCAGCAGCAGCAACAACAACAGCAATAA
- the tsaD gene encoding tRNA (adenosine(37)-N6)-threonylcarbamoyltransferase complex transferase subunit TsaD, with translation MIVLGIESSCDETGVALVEAAAGTQVPVLRAHALHSQIDMHQAYGGVVPELASRDHIQRVLPLTEQVLSDAGCALADIDVVAYTRGPGLAGALLVGAGVACALGAALSRPVLGVHHLEGHLLSPFLSSDPPQFPFIALLVSGGHTQLMRVDGVGRYELLGESIDDAAGEAFDKSAKLLGLGYPGGPALSRLAEQGDARAFKLPRPLLHSGDLDFSFAGLKTAVLTQAKKLGDDLEARKADLAAATQAAIVDVLVRKSIDALERNGMNRLVVAGGVGANKSLRAELSAACRKRGVRVHYPELHLCTDNGAMIALAGAMRLQSGIEKASEVYAFDVKPRWPLSEIS, from the coding sequence ATGATCGTGCTGGGGATCGAGTCGTCCTGCGACGAGACCGGCGTCGCGCTGGTCGAGGCTGCCGCCGGGACGCAGGTTCCGGTGCTGCGCGCGCACGCGCTGCACAGCCAGATCGACATGCACCAGGCCTACGGCGGCGTGGTGCCCGAACTGGCCAGCCGCGACCACATCCAGCGCGTGCTGCCGCTCACCGAACAGGTGCTGTCCGATGCCGGCTGCGCGCTCGCCGACATCGACGTGGTCGCGTACACCCGCGGACCGGGGCTGGCCGGGGCGCTGCTGGTGGGCGCCGGCGTCGCCTGCGCGCTGGGCGCGGCCCTTTCAAGGCCGGTGCTGGGCGTGCACCACCTGGAGGGGCACTTGCTGTCCCCATTCCTCAGCAGCGATCCGCCGCAGTTTCCCTTCATCGCGCTGCTGGTGTCGGGCGGCCATACGCAGTTGATGCGCGTCGACGGCGTGGGGCGCTACGAACTGCTGGGCGAATCCATCGACGACGCGGCGGGCGAGGCCTTCGACAAGAGCGCCAAGCTGCTGGGCCTGGGCTACCCGGGCGGGCCGGCGCTGTCGCGCCTGGCCGAGCAGGGCGATGCCCGTGCGTTCAAGCTGCCGCGGCCCCTGCTGCACAGCGGCGACCTCGACTTCTCCTTTGCCGGCCTGAAGACGGCCGTGCTCACGCAGGCCAAGAAGCTCGGCGATGATCTCGAGGCGCGCAAGGCCGACCTCGCCGCGGCCACGCAGGCCGCGATCGTGGACGTGCTGGTCAGGAAGTCGATCGATGCGCTCGAACGCAACGGCATGAACCGGCTGGTGGTGGCCGGCGGGGTGGGCGCGAACAAGTCGCTGCGCGCCGAGTTGAGCGCCGCGTGCCGGAAGCGCGGCGTGCGGGTGCACTACCCGGAACTGCACCTGTGCACCGACAACGGCGCGATGATCGCCCTGGCTGGGGCGATGAGGCTGCAATCGGGCATAGAAAAGGCCAGCGAGGTCTACGCGTTCGACGTGAAACCGCGCTGGCCCCTGTCCGAGATCAGCTGA
- a CDS encoding nitrate regulatory protein has protein sequence MTSGSDFLLAARQCEIAELEELARTSELVAAIGRFIHGLQRERGMSNVFLSSQGKQFGPLRLLQVAECAGMEQQVRAQFDRLDIHSSQVRHGARLFSRVAVGLHGLDGLPALRQRVARQELPARESSAAYTRLVAGLLAVVFEAADSAMDPEISRALVAMFNFMQGKEFAGQERALGASLFGSGAIDLAGQQQWRHLIDSQQGCFQAFADFSDPEVLRADQASRDPAVIAEVERLRRIGCAGRPVALDSSLSQHWYEWATRRIDAMRGVEDVLTVNLRQLCEARIAQARTELRDQKALLEALASEAPYPGAEHAAPFGPQLDRSVLAMVQEQSRRLQAMSDELDAVRASLTERKVVERAKGLLMAHRHMTEDEAYKALRQMAMNQNRRLVDVAEAVLSLADVLPGGR, from the coding sequence ATGACCTCCGGATCCGACTTCCTGCTCGCCGCCCGGCAATGCGAAATTGCCGAGCTGGAGGAACTCGCCCGCACCAGCGAACTGGTGGCCGCGATTGGCCGCTTCATCCATGGCCTGCAGCGCGAGCGCGGCATGTCGAACGTGTTCCTCAGCTCGCAGGGAAAGCAGTTCGGCCCGCTGCGCCTGCTGCAGGTGGCCGAATGCGCCGGCATGGAGCAGCAGGTGCGCGCGCAGTTCGACCGGCTGGACATCCACTCCAGCCAGGTCCGCCATGGCGCACGGCTGTTCAGCCGGGTGGCCGTGGGCTTGCACGGGCTGGACGGCCTGCCCGCCCTGCGCCAGCGGGTGGCGCGCCAGGAGTTGCCCGCCCGTGAATCGAGCGCGGCGTACACCCGGCTGGTGGCGGGCCTGCTGGCGGTGGTGTTCGAAGCCGCCGACAGCGCCATGGATCCGGAGATCTCGCGCGCGCTGGTGGCCATGTTCAACTTCATGCAGGGCAAGGAGTTCGCCGGCCAGGAGCGAGCGCTGGGCGCCAGCCTGTTCGGCTCGGGCGCGATCGACCTCGCGGGCCAGCAGCAGTGGCGCCACCTGATCGATTCGCAGCAGGGCTGCTTCCAGGCCTTCGCCGATTTCTCCGACCCCGAGGTGCTGCGCGCCGACCAGGCGAGCCGCGACCCGGCGGTGATCGCCGAGGTGGAGCGGCTGCGCCGCATCGGCTGCGCGGGCCGGCCCGTTGCCCTGGACAGCAGCTTGAGCCAGCACTGGTACGAGTGGGCCACCCGTCGCATCGACGCGATGCGCGGCGTCGAGGACGTGCTGACGGTGAACCTGCGCCAGTTGTGCGAGGCGCGCATCGCGCAGGCCCGCACGGAACTGCGCGACCAGAAGGCCTTGCTGGAAGCGCTCGCCAGCGAAGCCCCCTACCCCGGCGCCGAGCACGCCGCGCCCTTCGGCCCGCAACTGGACCGCTCGGTGCTGGCCATGGTGCAGGAGCAGTCGCGCCGCCTGCAGGCCATGAGCGACGAACTCGACGCGGTGCGCGCCTCGCTCACCGAACGCAAGGTCGTCGAGCGTGCCAAGGGCCTGCTGATGGCACACCGGCACATGACCGAGGACGAGGCCTACAAGGCGCTGCGCCAGATGGCGATGAACCAGAACCGCCGCCTGGTGGATGTGGCCGAAGCGGTGCTCTCGCTGGCCGACGTGCTGCCGGGCGGGCGCTGA
- the ntrB gene encoding nitrate ABC transporter permease yields the protein MSTTETVGTLRIAAPAAPNAALAWARLAARGFLTYVLPPLVIIGFLLMIWQVLGSRPGASLPAPTKVVQDTWELIAHPFYDRGGNDVGIAWQLLASLKRVAYGYSLAVLAGVSLGVLVGQSTWALRGLDPLFQVLRTVPPLAWLPISLAGFRDGHPSAIFVIFITSIWPIIINTSIGIRNIPEDYRNVAKVVRLNGVEYFGKIMLPAAAPFIFSGLRIGVGLSWLAIIAAEMLIGGVGIGFFIWDAWNSSRISDIILALVYVGLVGFALDRIVAFIGRKVTRGTSAS from the coding sequence ATGAGCACCACCGAAACCGTGGGAACCCTCCGCATCGCCGCGCCGGCGGCGCCGAACGCCGCGCTGGCCTGGGCGCGCCTGGCCGCGCGCGGCTTCCTGACCTACGTGCTGCCGCCGCTGGTGATCATCGGCTTCCTGCTGATGATCTGGCAGGTGCTGGGATCGCGTCCCGGCGCGAGCCTGCCCGCCCCCACCAAGGTGGTGCAGGACACCTGGGAGCTGATCGCGCATCCCTTCTACGACCGCGGCGGCAACGACGTGGGCATCGCCTGGCAACTGCTGGCAAGCCTCAAGCGCGTGGCCTACGGCTATTCGCTGGCGGTGCTGGCCGGCGTGAGCCTGGGCGTGCTGGTGGGCCAGTCGACCTGGGCGCTGCGCGGGCTCGACCCGCTGTTCCAGGTGCTGCGCACCGTGCCGCCGCTGGCCTGGCTGCCGATCTCGCTGGCGGGCTTCCGCGACGGCCATCCCTCGGCGATCTTCGTCATCTTCATCACCTCGATCTGGCCGATCATCATCAACACCTCGATCGGCATCCGCAACATCCCCGAGGACTACCGCAACGTCGCCAAGGTGGTCCGCCTGAACGGCGTCGAGTACTTCGGAAAGATCATGCTGCCGGCGGCGGCGCCCTTCATCTTCTCGGGGCTGCGCATCGGCGTGGGCCTGTCCTGGCTGGCGATCATCGCCGCCGAAATGCTGATCGGCGGCGTCGGCATCGGCTTCTTCATCTGGGATGCGTGGAACTCCTCGCGCATCAGCGACATCATCCTGGCGCTCGTCTACGTCGGCCTCGTGGGCTTCGCCCTGGACCGCATCGTCGCCTTCATCGGCCGCAAGGTCACCCGCGGCACCAGCGCCAGCTGA
- a CDS encoding CmpA/NrtA family ABC transporter substrate-binding protein, translating to MQDITPKATVTRRSVLQGAAALGAAGAFPGIVMAQGTALETKAAKLGFIALTDAAPLFVADEKGFFKKHGMTEVEVLKQSSWGTTRDNLVLGSKSNGIDGAHILTPMPYLITTGAVTTNNVQVPINIVARLNLGGQCISVANEYKDLKVGLDNKDFGKALLAKRVKTGKPVNAAMTFPGGTHDMWIRYWMAAGGVDPNRDITTITVPPPQMVANMKVGSMDTFCVCEPWNRQLINQKIGYTALTTSELWMNHPEKSLALRADYVQANPNATKALVKAVMEAQVWCEDPKNRAEVAEICSRRRWINAPIEDVIDRVKGDFDYGTGRVEANSKFQMRYWKDHASYPFQSHDLWFLTENIRWGYLPPGIDTKALIAKVNREDIWRQAAAELGVDKKDIPASTSRGIEKFFDGKVFDPANPKKYLDSLSIKYIKSA from the coding sequence ATGCAAGACATCACCCCCAAGGCCACGGTCACCCGCCGATCCGTGCTGCAGGGCGCCGCGGCGCTCGGCGCCGCCGGCGCCTTTCCCGGCATCGTCATGGCGCAGGGCACGGCGCTGGAGACCAAGGCCGCCAAGCTGGGATTCATTGCCTTGACCGACGCGGCGCCGCTGTTCGTCGCCGACGAGAAGGGCTTCTTCAAGAAGCACGGCATGACCGAAGTGGAAGTGCTCAAGCAGTCGTCCTGGGGCACCACACGCGACAACCTGGTGCTGGGTTCGAAGAGCAATGGCATCGACGGCGCCCACATCCTGACGCCCATGCCCTACCTGATCACCACCGGCGCGGTGACGACCAACAACGTGCAGGTGCCGATCAACATCGTGGCGCGCCTCAACCTCGGCGGCCAGTGCATCTCGGTGGCCAACGAGTACAAGGACCTCAAGGTCGGCCTGGACAACAAGGATTTCGGCAAGGCTCTCCTCGCCAAGCGGGTGAAGACCGGCAAGCCGGTGAACGCCGCCATGACCTTCCCCGGCGGCACGCACGACATGTGGATCCGCTACTGGATGGCCGCGGGCGGCGTGGACCCGAACCGCGACATTACGACCATCACGGTGCCGCCGCCGCAGATGGTGGCCAACATGAAAGTGGGCAGCATGGACACCTTCTGCGTCTGCGAGCCCTGGAACCGCCAGCTGATCAACCAGAAGATCGGCTACACGGCGCTCACCACCAGCGAGCTGTGGATGAACCATCCCGAGAAGTCGCTCGCGCTGCGCGCCGACTACGTGCAGGCGAACCCGAACGCCACCAAGGCGCTGGTCAAGGCGGTGATGGAAGCGCAGGTGTGGTGCGAGGACCCGAAGAACCGCGCCGAGGTGGCCGAGATCTGTTCGCGCCGCCGCTGGATCAACGCGCCGATCGAAGACGTCATCGACCGCGTCAAGGGCGACTTCGACTACGGCACCGGCCGCGTGGAAGCGAACAGCAAGTTCCAGATGCGCTACTGGAAGGACCACGCAAGCTATCCCTTCCAGAGCCACGACCTGTGGTTCCTGACCGAGAACATCCGCTGGGGCTACCTGCCCCCGGGCATCGACACCAAGGCGTTGATCGCCAAGGTGAACCGCGAGGACATCTGGCGGCAGGCCGCAGCCGAACTGGGCGTGGACAAGAAGGACATCCCGGCGTCCACCTCGCGCGGCATCGAGAAGTTCTTCGACGGCAAGGTGTTCGACCCGGCCAACCCGAAGAAGTACCTCGACAGCCTGAGCATCAAGTACATCAAGTCCGCCTGA
- a CDS encoding ABC transporter ATP-binding protein, giving the protein MTHAYLSLSRVDMTFPGPNGGNPVLKHIDLDVKRGEFVSLIGHSGCGKSTVLNIVAGLLKASSGGVLVDNREVNAPGPDRAVVFQNHSLLPWLTVYQNVQIAVDKIFKGTRSAAERRDWILHNLAMVNMSHALDRLPSQISGGMKQRVGIARALAMEPKVLLLDEPFGALDALTRAHLQDEVIRIQSELGNTVMMITHDVDEAVLMSDRVVMMTNGPAATIGQVMDVPLARPRNRIALAEDKVYNHCRQEILSFLYEKQRKVEAIAPRSAPARRERAVA; this is encoded by the coding sequence ATGACCCACGCCTATCTCTCCCTGTCGCGCGTCGACATGACCTTCCCCGGCCCGAACGGCGGGAACCCCGTCCTCAAGCACATCGACCTCGACGTGAAGCGCGGCGAGTTCGTCTCGCTGATCGGTCACTCGGGCTGCGGCAAGTCCACCGTGCTGAACATCGTGGCCGGCCTGCTCAAGGCCAGCTCGGGCGGCGTACTCGTGGACAACCGCGAAGTGAACGCGCCCGGACCCGACCGCGCGGTGGTGTTCCAGAACCACTCGTTGCTGCCCTGGCTCACGGTCTACCAGAACGTGCAGATCGCGGTCGACAAGATCTTCAAGGGCACTCGCAGCGCCGCCGAGCGCCGCGACTGGATCCTGCACAACCTGGCGATGGTCAACATGTCGCATGCGCTGGACCGCCTGCCCTCGCAGATCTCCGGCGGCATGAAGCAGCGCGTGGGCATCGCCCGGGCGCTCGCCATGGAGCCCAAGGTGCTGCTGCTGGACGAGCCCTTCGGGGCGCTGGACGCGCTCACCCGCGCCCACCTGCAGGACGAGGTGATCCGCATCCAGTCGGAGCTGGGCAACACCGTGATGATGATCACCCACGACGTCGACGAGGCGGTGCTGATGTCCGACCGCGTGGTGATGATGACCAACGGTCCCGCCGCCACCATCGGCCAGGTGATGGACGTGCCGCTGGCGCGGCCGCGCAACCGCATCGCGCTGGCCGAGGACAAGGTCTACAACCACTGCCGGCAGGAGATCCTGTCCTTCCTGTACGAAAAGCAGCGCAAGGTCGAGGCGATCGCCCCGCGCAGCGCCCCCGCCCGCAGGGAAAGGGCCGTGGCCTAG